One segment of bacterium DNA contains the following:
- a CDS encoding Arm DNA-binding domain-containing protein has translation MKLTKRTVDALPVPRAGKRFYWDDALPGFGMSVTSGGVKSYVLDYRHKGRQRRITIGRHGEEMPPDEARKEAGDFKAAIRKGIDPLAERERGRREPTFEDLAREYERVHLPRKRSGKEDLRFIAYAKARLGRRKLSSLTRREIQALHRRKGETAPVQANRMIACLSKMF, from the coding sequence ATGAAGCTGACCAAGCGCACCGTGGATGCCCTGCCGGTTCCCCGGGCGGGGAAGAGGTTCTATTGGGACGATGCCCTCCCGGGCTTCGGGATGAGCGTCACCTCCGGCGGGGTGAAGTCCTACGTCCTGGACTACCGCCACAAGGGGCGCCAGCGGCGGATCACCATCGGCCGCCACGGCGAAGAGATGCCCCCGGACGAGGCGCGGAAGGAGGCGGGCGACTTCAAGGCGGCCATCCGGAAGGGGATCGACCCCCTGGCCGAGCGGGAGAGGGGGCGCCGGGAGCCCACCTTCGAGGACCTGGCGCGCGAGTATGAGCGCGTCCACCTCCCCCGCAAGCGCTCGGGGAAGGAGGACCTCCGCTTCATCGCCTACGCCAAGGCCCGCCTGGGGCGCCGCAAGCTCTCCTCCCTCACCCGGCGGGAGATCCAGGCTCTCCACCGCAGGAAGGGGGAGACGGCCCCCGTCCAGGCGAACAGGATGATCGCCTGCCTCTCAAAGATGTTC